In Spinacia oleracea cultivar Varoflay chromosome 5, BTI_SOV_V1, whole genome shotgun sequence, a single window of DNA contains:
- the LOC130461937 gene encoding uncharacterized protein has translation MVGKSPRCTRQKVNWSDLRQPLLQLIIKFLGNDVDNLRRFRSVCKKWRKSTAFSVPASINNTCLCSSIILLRPRGVSGTRCTPWMVFSVKISEGTNLFFHPFFGTPLINIPQNLDLSQFHTSELDIAYHKPDIGEIDSLLPFFSPEKLMLLQRMPDFDSRGVKCLSIRKGQVWDEQTDDIVNYLWRICSIDRKGNIYSFFLSKKFSVSKTLCCNTACYEMELHEMRYRKRLVTSSPSCKNLYLVVRKKEMFKVYELSVECWSSQSWNCVEVQSFGDEDGGLVLFVTREYIFFASAKEFLGCQLRNCIVFTYDSFPPYSGVDLEIQDKGMIYIYQLGGSSHVFMPISSYPGFPLHLCSPPSWVFQAPHSKSLRVADKGKKEKKQPFQSCQDGVSLLDRAQHEFAPPVEPEPEPEAQTSDIPSVFVDENNTTGTPTVNALNHLADEGPVILREDIIHSVSRASITSVNQSNRSDSSTIKFEGLDIKPSLVPTLQKIWSKHGNIIENSLMSNGDMKARALESLATVVLILEGNSVRSLSDCQVDYLSSALSDLKCIRFEVDWLVPFVKKAVGLYKNKPLIESLNKLSQLDDQAIERRARLLEELAKLDEMRKELKEDQANLTKMISFSGEVDLDLDIPLGGGLS, from the exons ATGGTCGGAAAGTCGCCGAGGTGTACTCGCCAGAAGGTGAACTGGTCAGATCTCCGTCAACCATTGCTTCAATTGATCATCAAATTCCTGGGAAATGATGTTGACAACTTGCGCCGTTTCCGATCAGTCTGCAAAAAATGGCGCAAATCAACCGCTTTTTCAGTTCCCGCTTCCATCAATAACACCTGCTTATGCTCTTCAATCATTCTCCTCCGCCCCCGCGGTGTCTCTGGCACTAGATGTACGCCGTGGATGGTGTTTTCTGTCAAGATCTCCGAAGGTACTAATCTCTTTTTCCACCCTTTCTTTGGTACTCCTCTCATTAATATCCCCCAAAACCTCGATTTATCCCAATTCCACACTTCCGAGTTGGACATAGCCTACCATAAGCCTGATATCGGCGAGATTGATAGCCTGTTGCCATTTTTCAGCCCTGAGAAGTTAATGTTGTTACAAAGAATGCCCGATTTCGATTCCAGAGGGGttaaatgtttatctattaGAAAAGGTCAAGTTTGGGATGAACAAACTGATGATATTGTTAATTATTTGTGGAGGATTTGTTCAATCGACCGCAAGGGAAACATTTATTCATTTTTCTTAAGTAAGAAATTTTCAGTTTCTAAAACACTGTGTTGTAATACTGCTTGTTATGAGATGGAATTACATGAAATGAGATATCGAAAACGGCTTGTCACAAGCTCCCCATCTTGTAAGAATTTGTATTTGGTGGTTAGGAAGAAGGAAATGTTCAAGGTTTACGAGTTATCTGTGGAATGTTGGTCATCACAGTCATGGAATTGTGTTGAGGTTCAGAGCTTTGGGGATGAAGATGGTGGTCTGGTGCTGTTTGTCACTAGAGAGTACATTTTCTTTGCTTCTGCTAAAGAATTCCTTGGTTGCCAATTAAGGAATTGCATTGTTTTCACCTATGATTCTTTCCCTCCTTATTCCGGTGTTGATTTGGAGATACAAGATAAGGGTATGATTTACATATACCAGCTTGGAGGAAGTTCTCATGTTTTCATGCCCATTTCGTCTTACCCGGGTTTCCCTCTTCATCTTTGCTCACCTCCGTCTTGGGTTTTTCAGGCCCCCCACTCAAAATCCCTTAG GGTGGCTGACAagggaaagaaggaaaagaagcaaccTTTTCAAAGCTGTCAAGATGGTGTATCTTTGCTAGATCGTGCACAGCATGAGTTTGCGCCCCCAGTTGAACCTGAACCTGAACCTGAGGCACAGACCTCTGATATTCCTTCTGTTTTTGTAGATGAAAATAACACTACAGGAACTCCTACCGTGAATGCTCTAAATCATTTAGCTGACGAAG GTCCGGTGATTTTGAGGGAGGATATCATACACTCTGTATCCAGGGCTTCTATAACCTCTGTGAACCAG AGCAACAGAAGTGATAGTTCAACAATCAAATTTGAAGGACTTGATATAAAGCCTAGTCTAGTCCCAACATTACAAAAGATTTGGTCAAAGCATGGGAACATCATAGAGAATAGCCTCATGTCTAATGGTGATATGAAAGCTAGGGCGCTAGAGTCACTTGCTACAGTGGTACTCATTCTTGAGGGTAACTCAGTCAGGTCCCTGAGTGATTGCCAAGTTGATTATTTGAGCTCTGCATTGTCTGACTTGAAATGTATTCGCTTTGAGGTAGACTGGCTAGTCCCTTTTGTTAAGAAGGCTGTAGGACTATACAAAAACAAGCCCTTGAttgaatctttgaacaaacTCAGCCAATTAGACGACCAAGCCATTGAACGCAGAGCACGTCTGCTTGAGGAATTAGCTAAACTTGATGAGATGCGAAAAGAACTGAAAGAAGACCAGGCAAATCTGACTAAGATGATTTCTTTTTCTGGAGAAGTGGATTTGGACTTGGACATACCTTTAGGAGGGGGATTGTCATAA